One genomic segment of Pseudomonas chlororaphis subsp. aurantiaca includes these proteins:
- a CDS encoding TauD/TfdA family dioxygenase has protein sequence MDPRTDLARHYQQMLGSTQVQCSFLPTGRMPLVITPLDSTLRDDRAAFASWYERHRSVFDTLLLEFGSLLFRGFALRDTADFQRIAQCYPEHAFGYIGGATPRKNIEGKVYESTRMPPSLKIGLHQEKAYMANYPLKLAFFCRQPSPQGGETVLCDMRAVTRRLPVSLLERFSEARIRYVRNFRAPTTPQNEPRNSLMREYHRPWDEVFLTQDPLQVEQLCRDNQLEYTWLEDGSITVSHTGAAVLAHPVTGEAIWFNQMSTQHNNARSLGKLGYEYIRRAFEDKPARPYEVQLGDGTPIATRELEPVYDALEAHEVAFAWSRGDLLLIDNIAVAHGRNPFTGTRDVQVALFD, from the coding sequence ATGGATCCACGCACAGATCTGGCACGACATTACCAACAGATGCTGGGCTCTACCCAAGTGCAATGCAGCTTTCTGCCGACCGGGCGCATGCCACTGGTCATTACACCGCTCGACAGCACCTTGCGCGATGACCGCGCCGCCTTCGCGTCCTGGTATGAGCGCCACAGGTCGGTGTTTGACACGCTCTTGTTAGAATTCGGGAGCCTGCTGTTTCGAGGGTTTGCCTTGCGCGACACCGCCGACTTTCAAAGGATTGCGCAGTGTTATCCCGAACATGCGTTCGGTTACATCGGCGGGGCGACACCCCGCAAAAACATCGAGGGCAAAGTATACGAATCCACGCGCATGCCCCCCAGTCTCAAAATTGGCTTGCACCAGGAAAAAGCCTACATGGCGAACTACCCGCTGAAGCTGGCGTTCTTTTGCCGTCAGCCTAGCCCGCAGGGAGGCGAGACGGTTCTTTGCGACATGCGTGCCGTCACCCGCCGTTTGCCAGTGTCCTTGCTGGAGCGTTTTAGTGAGGCGCGCATCCGCTACGTGCGTAATTTCCGCGCCCCGACCACGCCCCAAAACGAACCACGCAACAGCCTCATGCGCGAATACCATCGCCCTTGGGATGAAGTGTTCCTGACCCAGGATCCGCTCCAGGTGGAACAGCTTTGCCGCGACAACCAGCTTGAATACACGTGGCTGGAGGACGGCAGTATCACCGTCTCGCATACAGGAGCGGCCGTCCTGGCGCATCCGGTCACCGGCGAGGCAATCTGGTTCAACCAGATGTCCACGCAACACAACAATGCCCGTTCGCTCGGCAAGCTGGGTTATGAATACATTCGGCGCGCCTTTGAAGACAAGCCGGCCCGGCCCTATGAGGTGCAACTGGGCGACGGGACGCCGATTGCGACGCGCGAGCTTGAACCTGTGTACGACGCCTTGGAGGCGCACGAGGTGGCCTTTGCGTGGAGCCGCGGCGACTTGCTGTTGATCGATAATATCGCCGTCGCCCATGGCCGCAATCCTTTCACCGGCACCCGCGATGTGCAAGTCGCGTTGTTTGATTGA
- a CDS encoding ATP-binding cassette domain-containing protein, with the protein MNKPLLLTEQTGGAEPASRSPFDLDNRQPYAASVRLLRVTSGRFCLEVRDLYVRRARVTAIVGPNGAGKTTLIEALLGLRPALLEDAQLLGVPAAQFHSSIRHRQRLGVQLQGVEYTDASSVSEILALHRALYRQQDATVAEALGIDELGALPYSALSRGQKQRLDLFMALAHRPDIAVLDEPFTGLDRAFIERVMHLLRHELAGLTILMICHSAEELETASDVVWVCRGRVEFSGDKETLKSQLVGAFQAHLQLDNVAQLDTLYQQLKNDSATLRLVRPCDTQLRIYGTQQLDQSIRALVGKFAFRHFSFGPTHYLDMLYLCAQGRQDV; encoded by the coding sequence ATGAACAAGCCACTTCTGTTGACTGAGCAAACCGGCGGCGCGGAGCCGGCGTCAAGGTCACCGTTTGACCTCGACAACCGACAGCCGTACGCGGCGAGCGTGCGCCTGCTGCGGGTCACCTCCGGCCGCTTTTGTCTTGAAGTACGGGACCTGTATGTGCGCCGCGCTCGGGTCACCGCCATCGTGGGTCCCAACGGTGCCGGCAAGACCACCTTAATCGAAGCTCTGCTGGGATTGCGCCCGGCCCTTCTGGAGGACGCACAACTGCTGGGCGTGCCGGCCGCGCAGTTTCACAGTAGCATTCGGCACCGCCAGCGGCTGGGGGTGCAATTGCAGGGGGTCGAGTACACGGACGCCTCGAGCGTCAGCGAAATCCTGGCCTTGCACCGAGCCCTATACCGCCAGCAAGACGCTACCGTGGCGGAAGCGCTCGGCATCGATGAACTGGGGGCTCTCCCCTACTCGGCGCTATCGCGCGGACAGAAACAGCGCTTGGACTTGTTCATGGCCTTGGCCCACCGTCCGGACATCGCAGTGCTCGACGAACCCTTTACCGGCCTGGATCGAGCCTTTATCGAACGTGTCATGCACTTGCTACGCCACGAACTCGCCGGCTTGACCATCCTCATGATCTGTCACTCCGCGGAAGAGCTGGAGACTGCCAGCGACGTGGTCTGGGTTTGCCGGGGCAGGGTTGAGTTTTCTGGCGACAAGGAGACGCTCAAAAGCCAACTGGTCGGCGCCTTCCAGGCCCACCTGCAACTGGATAATGTGGCTCAGCTGGACACCCTTTATCAGCAGCTCAAAAATGACAGCGCCACGCTGCGCCTGGTGCGGCCCTGCGATACGCAACTGCGTATTTATGGCACACAACAACTGGACCAATCGATCCGGGCTCTGGTCGGGAAGTTTGCCTTTCGCCATTTCAGCTTCGGGCCCACCCACTACCTCGACATGCTGTACCTGTGTGCGCAGGGGAGACAGGATGTTTAG